One segment of Desulfosudis oleivorans Hxd3 DNA contains the following:
- a CDS encoding type IV toxin-antitoxin system AbiEi family antitoxin domain-containing protein: protein MDELTGIGKTDRERMAAVIRGTKGTVSVGEAARILNVASTDASKMLSRWSKKGWVSRVRQGLYVYVPLESRTADVPLEDPWLIAERLFSPCYIGGWSAAEYFDLTEQIFSTIMVMTVQKPRDRKPAIKGTAFMLRTISEKAMFGLKPVWRGQVKSLVSDPARTILDMLAVPGLGGGIRSLKEMFANYLRSEKSDLDLLVEYADRLNNGAVFKRLGFLLEKTAPEQAPAIAQCRQRLTTGNTRLDPALNNTRLVTRWRLWVPENWKEAAGD, encoded by the coding sequence ATGGATGAATTGACGGGCATAGGCAAAACAGACCGTGAAAGAATGGCTGCGGTTATTCGCGGCACCAAAGGCACGGTGTCGGTGGGCGAAGCGGCCAGGATTTTAAATGTGGCTTCCACGGATGCCTCCAAGATGCTTTCCCGATGGTCAAAAAAAGGATGGGTGTCCCGAGTGAGGCAGGGGCTTTATGTATATGTGCCACTGGAGTCCCGCACGGCTGACGTGCCGCTGGAAGATCCCTGGCTGATTGCCGAGCGCCTTTTTTCTCCCTGCTATATCGGCGGCTGGAGCGCCGCGGAATATTTTGATCTGACGGAACAAATCTTCAGCACCATCATGGTAATGACCGTTCAAAAGCCGCGAGACAGGAAGCCGGCAATAAAAGGCACGGCCTTTATGCTGCGCACGATTTCCGAAAAGGCCATGTTCGGGTTAAAGCCGGTCTGGCGCGGGCAAGTCAAAAGTTTGGTTTCCGATCCCGCGCGTACCATTCTGGACATGCTGGCCGTGCCCGGCCTGGGCGGGGGGATTCGTTCACTAAAGGAGATGTTTGCCAACTACCTGCGTTCTGAAAAAAGCGATCTTGATCTGTTGGTTGAATACGCAGACCGCTTGAACAACGGAGCGGTATTTAAACGCCTGGGCTTTCTGCTTGAAAAAACAGCGCCGGAACAGGCGCCTGCCATTGCGCAGTGCCGTCAACGGCTGACCACGGGCAACACCCGGCTTGATCCGGCCCTGAACAATACCCGGCTGGTGACCCGCTGGCGTTTGTGGGTACCTGAGAACTGGAAGGAGGCGGCGGGTGATTGA
- a CDS encoding TetR/AcrR family transcriptional regulator — protein MAQQDTPARILEAATSVFSKEGFKGARMQQIAAEAGVNQALLHYHFGSKEKLYEEVLFRFFSDVFSRLATDFQAETEPEAAFRGFIHAYMDILSTRPELPRLMVSEVLEGGRHIMAVVDRIFSQTGISPPQLIRPFIEKAVASDLIRPVDPMQTTISVVGMCMFYFVARPLMEHIWGKPADEKAFIAQRKEAIVDLVFYGIIKR, from the coding sequence ATGGCACAGCAGGACACCCCGGCCAGGATTCTGGAGGCGGCAACAAGCGTCTTTTCAAAAGAAGGGTTCAAGGGGGCCCGCATGCAGCAGATTGCTGCCGAGGCAGGGGTCAACCAGGCCCTGCTGCACTATCATTTTGGGTCCAAGGAAAAGCTGTATGAAGAGGTGCTGTTCCGTTTTTTTTCCGATGTTTTTTCCCGGCTGGCGACCGATTTCCAGGCCGAGACCGAACCGGAAGCCGCCTTTCGCGGCTTTATTCACGCCTATATGGATATTTTGTCCACCCGCCCGGAACTGCCGCGCCTGATGGTATCCGAGGTGCTTGAAGGGGGCCGGCACATCATGGCGGTGGTGGACCGGATATTTTCACAGACCGGTATCTCGCCGCCCCAGCTGATCCGCCCGTTTATTGAAAAGGCGGTGGCAAGTGACCTGATCCGGCCGGTGGACCCCATGCAGACCACCATCAGCGTGGTGGGCATGTGCATGTTTTATTTTGTGGCCCGGCCCCTGATGGAACATATCTGGGGAAAACCGGCGGATGAAAAGGCGTTTATCGCGCAGCGCAAGGAGGCCATCGTCGACCTTGTGTTTTACGGCATTATAAAGAGGTAG
- a CDS encoding ABC transporter ATP-binding protein, which yields MTDTAIRVQGLKKSYGPATALASVDLEVGAAEMFGLLGPDGAGKTTLMRILVSLLDPDEGTCSVNDISVTGRPGDIRRIIGYMPQRFSLYPDLTVGENLRFFADLFKVPKAERLARTDELLSFSRLTPFVNRRAGQLSGGMKQKLALSCALVHTPRVLVLDEPTTGVDPVSRREFWAILRELKGRGVTILVSTPYMDEAERCDRVALMHKGKILARGTAAGIAGNFSGTVYSVESPEPVGTAAWFKQKLGPEQVRIVGDRVLVSLFENAQRIMDDLRRQAESDGKAIVSAGPVSAGLEDVFVAMVARQGDADEGR from the coding sequence ATGACCGACACCGCCATTCGCGTTCAGGGATTGAAAAAAAGCTATGGCCCGGCCACGGCCCTGGCATCGGTGGACCTTGAGGTCGGGGCCGCTGAAATGTTCGGCCTTCTCGGCCCGGACGGGGCCGGCAAGACCACCCTGATGCGCATACTGGTTTCCCTGCTGGACCCGGACGAAGGCACCTGCTCTGTCAATGATATATCGGTGACCGGGCGGCCCGGGGATATCCGGCGGATCATCGGGTACATGCCCCAGCGGTTTTCCCTTTACCCGGACCTCACCGTGGGAGAGAACCTGCGGTTTTTTGCCGACCTGTTCAAGGTGCCCAAAGCCGAACGGCTGGCCCGCACCGACGAGCTGCTCTCCTTTTCCCGGCTGACCCCTTTTGTGAACCGCCGCGCCGGCCAGCTTTCAGGCGGCATGAAACAGAAGCTGGCCCTCTCCTGCGCCCTTGTGCACACGCCCCGGGTGCTGGTTTTGGACGAGCCCACCACCGGCGTGGACCCGGTCTCCCGCCGGGAGTTCTGGGCCATTTTGCGGGAACTCAAAGGCCGGGGCGTGACCATTCTGGTCTCCACCCCTTACATGGACGAGGCCGAACGGTGCGACCGGGTGGCCCTGATGCACAAAGGAAAAATCCTGGCCAGGGGCACGGCCGCCGGTATTGCCGGCAACTTTTCAGGCACCGTCTATTCGGTTGAATCACCGGAGCCGGTGGGCACGGCCGCCTGGTTCAAGCAGAAGCTGGGGCCGGAACAGGTGAGAATTGTAGGCGACCGGGTCCTGGTCAGCCTTTTTGAAAATGCCCAACGGATCATGGACGACCTGCGCCGTCAAGCGGAAAGCGACGGCAAAGCCATCGTGTCGGCCGGGCCGGTGTCCGCCGGCCTGGAGGATGTGTTTGTGGCCATGGTGGCGCGACAGGGAGACGCTGATGAAGGGCGCTGA
- a CDS encoding TetR/AcrR family transcriptional regulator: protein MKENHHKPTRQYGGVDADQRMHERREKFVAAGLESFGTLGYGQATIRGICQLAGLTERYFYESFNNKEDLLCAVFNRLISELEAGAQMIIETPGTKPEEAACQITKSFYLLFLQDPRRARVQLFEVLGVSPRVDEEYRESIKTLAGWIKIIFCSLFPSLEPEWLETTIIPTSISGAMIANAHQWVLDGFQTPVDDIVSQSMEMFMAIGNHYQNLHQHRSEK, encoded by the coding sequence ATGAAAGAAAATCACCACAAACCGACCCGCCAGTACGGCGGTGTGGACGCGGACCAGCGGATGCATGAACGGCGGGAGAAATTCGTTGCCGCCGGCCTGGAATCGTTCGGTACCCTGGGATACGGACAGGCAACGATCAGGGGCATCTGCCAGCTGGCCGGGCTGACCGAACGCTACTTTTATGAATCATTTAACAACAAAGAGGACCTGCTGTGCGCGGTATTCAACCGGTTGATCAGTGAACTGGAAGCCGGGGCGCAGATGATTATTGAAACGCCCGGGACCAAACCGGAAGAAGCGGCCTGCCAGATCACAAAAAGCTTTTACCTGCTGTTTTTACAGGATCCCCGCCGGGCCCGGGTGCAACTGTTTGAGGTACTTGGCGTCAGCCCCCGGGTGGACGAAGAATACCGGGAATCGATAAAAACCCTGGCCGGCTGGATCAAAATCATTTTTTGTTCCCTTTTTCCCTCCCTGGAGCCCGAATGGCTGGAAACGACAATCATTCCCACATCAATCTCCGGCGCCATGATCGCCAATGCCCACCAATGGGTCCTGGATGGTTTTCAGACCCCGGTTGACGATATTGTATCCCAATCGATGGAAATGTTCATGGCCATCGGCAACCATTACCAGAACCTGCACCAGCACCGGTCGGAAAAATAA
- a CDS encoding ORF6N domain-containing protein: MNDIVPVERIASKIYVIRQIKVMLDRDLAELYGVETKVLKQAVKRNIKRFPSDFMFELTKEECKNLRSQIVTSSWGGSRYVPMAFTEQGVAMLSGVLNSDRAIAVNIQIMRTFTKLRQGLLNNEDLKKELSELKQLTEERFAVVFETLDQLLAIESRPPKKISFTVKEKQRAYGKKTGKQKTPKSA, encoded by the coding sequence ATGAATGATATCGTACCGGTAGAAAGAATCGCCAGTAAAATCTATGTGATCCGGCAGATAAAAGTGATGCTGGATAGAGACCTCGCGGAACTCTACGGTGTTGAAACAAAGGTTTTAAAACAGGCTGTAAAAAGAAACATCAAGCGTTTCCCATCTGATTTCATGTTTGAGCTGACTAAAGAAGAATGTAAAAACTTGAGGTCACAAATTGTGACCTCAAGTTGGGGTGGTAGTCGCTATGTGCCAATGGCTTTTACGGAGCAGGGCGTGGCCATGTTGTCCGGTGTTTTAAATAGCGACAGGGCAATTGCCGTCAATATCCAGATCATGCGAACCTTTACAAAGCTACGCCAGGGGCTTCTAAACAATGAAGACCTGAAAAAAGAGTTGTCTGAGTTAAAACAACTGACGGAAGAGCGGTTTGCGGTTGTTTTTGAAACCTTGGACCAGCTTCTTGCGATTGAATCCAGACCCCCAAAAAAGATCAGTTTTACCGTAAAAGAAAAACAGCGCGCCTATGGTAAAAAAACAGGAAAGCAAAAGACACCAAAAAGCGCGTGA
- a CDS encoding nucleotidyl transferase AbiEii/AbiGii toxin family protein has protein sequence MIDKSEIMDFVREFGLRANVIEKDYVLGWMLAGIFNHPAIGKSWAFKGGTCLKKCYFETYRFSEDLDFTLTDPDHLDRDFLVSCFEEIAEWVHDAAGIAVPGDLIRFEVYENNRGGMAAEGRIGYQGPMRQGGALPRIKLDLTTDEVLVLDPVIRNVHHPYSDCPADGIQINCYCFEEVFAEKIRALAERERPRDLYDVVHLYRHDELVTTQGVILNTLAKKCEFKGIPVPSMETFTNRPERDELEAEWKNMLAHQLPVLLSFEQFWVELPKVIEWLHGTAQKVKKESISSGQVAIDRSWQPPSMAQAWHTTVPLEKIRFAAANRLCVNLKYKDDYHLIEPYSLRRSQAGNLLLFTIRHNTNEPRSYRVDRIQGAEITDTPFVPEYTVELTPSGPGATV, from the coding sequence GTGATTGACAAGTCTGAAATAATGGACTTTGTCCGGGAGTTCGGGCTCCGGGCAAATGTTATTGAAAAAGACTATGTGCTTGGCTGGATGCTGGCCGGTATATTCAATCATCCAGCGATCGGGAAAAGCTGGGCCTTTAAGGGCGGTACCTGCTTAAAAAAGTGCTATTTTGAAACTTACCGGTTTTCCGAAGACCTTGATTTTACCCTCACCGATCCCGATCATCTTGATCGGGATTTTCTGGTAAGCTGCTTTGAAGAGATTGCCGAATGGGTTCACGATGCTGCGGGCATAGCGGTGCCCGGGGACTTAATCCGTTTTGAGGTGTATGAGAACAACCGTGGCGGGATGGCCGCCGAAGGGCGTATCGGCTACCAGGGGCCAATGCGGCAGGGCGGCGCGCTTCCCCGCATTAAGCTGGATTTGACAACCGATGAAGTGCTGGTGCTGGACCCTGTCATCAGAAACGTGCATCATCCTTATTCGGACTGTCCGGCAGACGGCATCCAAATCAACTGCTACTGTTTTGAGGAAGTGTTTGCCGAAAAAATCAGGGCCCTGGCGGAACGGGAGCGGCCAAGGGACTTGTATGATGTGGTGCATCTGTATCGCCACGATGAATTAGTAACCACCCAGGGCGTCATTTTAAATACGCTTGCGAAGAAATGCGAGTTTAAAGGGATACCCGTCCCTTCCATGGAGACATTTACCAACCGGCCCGAGCGTGATGAACTGGAGGCGGAATGGAAAAACATGCTGGCGCATCAGTTGCCGGTGTTGCTTTCCTTTGAGCAGTTCTGGGTGGAGCTGCCCAAGGTGATAGAATGGCTGCACGGCACGGCTCAAAAAGTGAAAAAAGAATCCATCTCTTCCGGGCAGGTGGCAATTGATCGGTCCTGGCAGCCGCCTTCCATGGCCCAGGCCTGGCACACAACGGTGCCGCTTGAGAAAATCCGTTTTGCCGCAGCCAACAGGCTTTGCGTGAATTTGAAATATAAGGACGACTATCACCTTATCGAACCTTATTCGTTACGGCGTTCTCAAGCGGGTAATCTCTTGCTCTTTACGATAAGACATAATACCAATGAACCCCGGTCTTACCGAGTTGATCGCATTCAGGGGGCGGAGATTACGGACACACCATTTGTGCCAGAATATACCGTTGAGCTGACGCCCTCCGGTCCGGGTGCAACTGTTTGA
- a CDS encoding HlyD family secretion protein, with amino-acid sequence MRIKRWEKIGVLLLALVWVAGCGQSHEPGFLGSGTLEATEVVISAQTGGTVTDLSREEGQKAAAGDLLAVIDVEKLELQRKRLAAGLAEVAANRTAADAAVAQAEDTLANVETQYRRIKELHDRGSATQKQLDDITTQLAVAKNQVAGARAQLPMLDAKKAQIEAELALADRQIADGRVTSPINGTVVEKYMEAGETAMPGSRIYKLADLGRFWVHIYVAAEDLGNITIGQKVEVRADAVDTPFSGTIAWTSPEAEFTPKNVQTRKARSELVYAVKVILDTGADVLKIGMPVEVYAQP; translated from the coding sequence ATGAGAATAAAACGCTGGGAAAAAATCGGGGTGTTGCTGCTGGCCCTGGTATGGGTTGCCGGGTGTGGCCAGTCCCATGAGCCTGGCTTTCTGGGGTCCGGCACCCTGGAGGCCACCGAAGTGGTGATCAGCGCCCAGACCGGCGGCACGGTAACCGACCTTTCCCGTGAGGAGGGCCAGAAGGCGGCTGCCGGGGACCTGCTGGCCGTCATCGACGTGGAAAAACTGGAACTCCAGCGAAAACGCCTGGCTGCCGGGCTTGCCGAGGTGGCCGCCAACCGGACCGCCGCGGACGCGGCCGTGGCCCAGGCTGAAGATACCCTGGCCAACGTGGAGACCCAGTACCGCCGCATAAAGGAGCTGCATGACCGGGGATCGGCCACCCAGAAACAGCTGGATGACATTACCACGCAGCTTGCCGTGGCCAAAAACCAGGTGGCCGGGGCCCGGGCCCAGCTGCCGATGCTGGACGCGAAAAAGGCCCAGATCGAGGCGGAACTGGCCCTGGCCGACCGGCAGATCGCCGACGGCCGGGTGACCTCGCCCATCAACGGCACGGTGGTGGAAAAGTACATGGAAGCCGGGGAAACGGCAATGCCGGGGAGCCGGATTTACAAGCTTGCAGACCTTGGCCGCTTCTGGGTTCATATTTACGTGGCCGCCGAAGACCTGGGCAATATCACCATCGGCCAGAAGGTTGAGGTGCGGGCCGATGCCGTGGACACCCCCTTTAGCGGCACCATTGCCTGGACATCGCCGGAAGCCGAGTTTACCCCCAAAAACGTCCAGACCCGAAAGGCCCGGTCCGAGCTGGTCTATGCCGTCAAGGTCATTCTGGATACCGGTGCCGATGTGCTGAAAATCGGCATGCCGGTGGAGGTTTACGCTCAGCCATGA
- a CDS encoding ABC transporter permease: MTHSRLVALMRKEFIHISRDRRSLGILFLMPLMMMFVFGYAINMDVKNIRLGICDLSRTPESRALVETVDASPYFDIKARYTDPRQTAGLFEQRAIRAAVIIPRNLVRAMAGAGEPTVAVITDGTDANTATLAQNYLEALLLERSLEAGGAGQPVQIKTRILYNPDMESAHFVVPGIVALLLIMIGALLTSVTIAREKETGTMEQILVSPIQPHEVVLGKAVPYLVLAFGIAVFIIIFGHLWFSVPMLGSWSYLMVACLLYLVTSLAIGLLISTLVATQQVAMMLSLVATLLPSVMLSGFVFPVASMPLPLQGVSQVIPATHFLVIIRGIMLKGNGPADLWPSALAMVAVGVLFITIAIRRFRLKL, from the coding sequence ATGACCCATTCCCGTCTTGTAGCGCTGATGCGCAAGGAGTTTATCCATATCTCCCGGGACCGCCGTTCCCTGGGGATCCTGTTCCTGATGCCCCTGATGATGATGTTTGTCTTCGGGTACGCCATCAATATGGACGTCAAGAACATTCGGCTGGGCATCTGCGACCTGAGCCGGACCCCGGAGAGCCGGGCCCTGGTAGAAACCGTGGACGCCTCTCCCTATTTTGACATAAAGGCCCGGTACACCGACCCCCGGCAGACCGCCGGCCTGTTTGAGCAGCGGGCCATTCGGGCCGCGGTCATCATACCCCGGAACCTGGTCCGGGCCATGGCCGGGGCAGGGGAGCCCACCGTGGCCGTGATCACGGACGGCACCGACGCCAATACCGCCACCCTGGCCCAGAACTACCTTGAGGCCCTGCTGCTGGAACGGTCCCTGGAAGCCGGGGGCGCCGGGCAGCCGGTGCAAATAAAAACACGGATTCTCTACAACCCGGACATGGAGTCGGCCCACTTTGTGGTGCCCGGCATCGTGGCCCTGCTGCTGATCATGATCGGCGCGTTGTTGACCTCCGTGACCATTGCCCGGGAAAAAGAGACCGGCACCATGGAACAGATCCTGGTCAGCCCCATTCAGCCCCACGAAGTGGTGCTGGGCAAGGCCGTTCCCTACCTGGTGCTGGCCTTTGGCATCGCGGTGTTTATCATCATTTTCGGCCATCTCTGGTTTTCCGTGCCCATGCTGGGGTCCTGGTCTTACCTGATGGTTGCCTGCCTGCTCTACCTGGTGACCTCTCTGGCCATCGGCCTGCTGATCTCCACCCTGGTGGCCACCCAGCAGGTGGCCATGATGCTCTCCCTGGTGGCCACGCTGCTGCCGTCGGTGATGCTCTCCGGGTTCGTGTTTCCCGTGGCCTCCATGCCCCTGCCGCTGCAGGGCGTATCCCAGGTGATTCCGGCCACCCACTTCCTGGTGATCATTCGGGGCATCATGCTCAAGGGCAACGGCCCGGCGGACCTGTGGCCGTCGGCCCTGGCCATGGTGGCCGTGGGGGTTTTGTTTATCACCATTGCCATTCGGCGGTTTCGCCTGAAGCTGTGA
- a CDS encoding TolC family protein: MKKSSDPCRQTVCRFRHAWLSALLLAAFVFFPAGIWAQPLTLDQCLEIALSENPEIARAGYAREEARLLTQEARAGYFPELALGTSAGYRSEVNTTRQDPITIPTGPATPPLTIPGRETEIGDNTTADLSVSLRQTLYTGGAVAAGVKAARAGLEGAEIQVRLEERETRRRVIAAFYDLAVAVEMEKIARASVTRITGHLDDAQNMLEQGLILKSDLLPIRMRKLDSDLAVIEAGNAVAKAGAALARSMGLDPAAGIDIAADWNNPPPWPIPATLAAAGMREEQQIVDRQIEAAGARARAARGARRPQVGLTASAHYGWPGFVGNDPDWDTWWQAGVNASWTIFDMDRRRSQEQSALTRQRQLEQTAKSLDNRIAQERVVARLAYEEACRRQEIMVEKVATARENYQTKKDHFQVGIATSTDYLDAHTDLLGAEFDLAAARARVRVAWSDYLTAMGLDEARR; the protein is encoded by the coding sequence ATGAAAAAATCATCAGACCCATGCAGACAGACAGTATGCCGGTTCCGGCATGCATGGCTTTCGGCCCTGCTGCTGGCCGCTTTTGTGTTTTTTCCGGCGGGCATTTGGGCTCAGCCCCTGACCCTGGACCAGTGCCTGGAAATCGCGCTTTCCGAAAACCCGGAGATCGCACGGGCCGGTTACGCCCGGGAGGAGGCCCGGCTTCTGACACAGGAGGCCCGGGCCGGATACTTTCCTGAACTGGCCCTGGGAACCAGTGCCGGGTATCGGTCCGAGGTCAACACCACCCGCCAGGACCCCATCACCATTCCCACCGGACCGGCCACACCGCCGCTAACGATACCGGGCCGGGAAACCGAGATCGGCGATAACACCACTGCCGACCTGTCAGTCTCCCTTCGGCAGACCCTGTATACCGGCGGCGCTGTTGCCGCCGGGGTGAAGGCGGCCCGGGCCGGCCTGGAGGGCGCGGAGATCCAGGTAAGACTGGAAGAGCGGGAGACCCGGCGTCGGGTGATTGCGGCTTTTTACGACCTGGCCGTGGCCGTGGAGATGGAAAAGATCGCACGGGCATCGGTGACCCGGATTACCGGCCACCTGGATGACGCGCAAAACATGCTGGAGCAGGGGCTGATTCTAAAGAGCGACCTTCTGCCCATTCGAATGCGAAAGCTTGACAGCGACCTTGCGGTGATAGAGGCGGGCAATGCCGTGGCAAAAGCCGGCGCGGCACTGGCCAGAAGCATGGGGCTTGACCCGGCAGCCGGTATCGATATCGCGGCGGACTGGAACAATCCGCCGCCCTGGCCGATTCCTGCAACCCTTGCCGCCGCCGGCATGCGGGAGGAACAGCAGATTGTGGACCGGCAGATAGAGGCGGCCGGGGCCCGTGCCAGGGCCGCCCGCGGGGCACGGCGGCCCCAGGTGGGCCTTACGGCATCGGCCCACTACGGCTGGCCCGGGTTTGTGGGCAATGATCCGGACTGGGATACCTGGTGGCAGGCCGGTGTCAACGCGTCGTGGACCATTTTTGACATGGACCGCCGCCGCAGCCAGGAACAGTCGGCCCTGACCCGGCAGCGGCAGCTGGAGCAGACCGCCAAAAGCCTGGACAACCGCATTGCCCAGGAACGGGTTGTGGCCCGCCTGGCGTATGAAGAGGCCTGCCGCCGTCAAGAGATCATGGTGGAAAAGGTGGCGACCGCCCGGGAAAACTACCAGACCAAAAAAGACCACTTCCAGGTGGGCATTGCCACCAGCACCGACTACCTGGATGCTCACACCGACCTGCTTGGCGCCGAGTTTGACCTGGCCGCTGCCCGGGCCAGGGTGCGCGTGGCCTGGAGCGACTACCTGACGGCAATGGGTTTAGATGAGGCCCGGAGATGA
- a CDS encoding ABC transporter ATP-binding protein, giving the protein MKGADKSKNTDRQTAGQGPHAVTVRDLTRTFGDFVAVDHVSFDVRKGEIFGFLGANGAGKTTTIKMLTGLLAPSSGSGTVDGLDIVSQRRAIRSRIGYMSQRFSLYDDLKVEENLFFFGGVYGLNRAQVAGRVADLEGMLSLSAFARRVTGSLPPGQKQRLALACAILHRPAILFLDEPTGAVDPIARRYFWDLISTLAGGGTTVFVTTHYMDEAEYCHRLSIMYAGRIVEIDSPAGIKKKYNMASVEDVFIHLVDR; this is encoded by the coding sequence ATGAAGGGCGCTGACAAAAGCAAAAATACCGACCGGCAGACCGCCGGCCAGGGGCCCCACGCGGTGACGGTCCGGGACCTGACCCGCACCTTTGGCGATTTTGTGGCCGTGGACCATGTCTCCTTTGACGTGCGCAAAGGGGAAATCTTTGGGTTTTTAGGCGCCAATGGCGCGGGCAAAACCACCACCATCAAGATGCTCACCGGCCTGCTGGCGCCCAGCAGCGGCTCCGGCACCGTGGACGGCCTGGACATCGTGAGCCAGCGCCGCGCCATCCGGTCCCGCATCGGTTACATGTCCCAGCGGTTCTCCCTTTACGACGACCTGAAGGTGGAGGAAAACCTGTTTTTCTTCGGCGGGGTGTACGGCCTGAACCGGGCACAGGTGGCCGGCCGGGTGGCCGACCTGGAGGGCATGCTGAGCCTGTCCGCTTTTGCCCGGCGGGTCACCGGCTCTCTGCCGCCGGGCCAGAAGCAGCGCCTGGCCCTGGCCTGCGCCATTTTACACCGGCCCGCCATCCTGTTTCTTGACGAGCCCACCGGCGCCGTGGACCCCATTGCCCGCCGCTATTTCTGGGACCTGATATCCACCCTGGCCGGCGGCGGCACCACGGTGTTTGTGACCACCCACTACATGGACGAGGCCGAATACTGTCACCGCCTCTCCATCATGTACGCGGGCCGGATCGTGGAGATCGACTCCCCGGCCGGCATCAAGAAGAAATATAACATGGCATCCGTGGAGGATGTCTTTATTCACCTGGTGGACCGATGA
- a CDS encoding ABC transporter permease translates to MKKVFYLVRKELWQVFRDINMLRIIFIVPMVQLFVLGYAITTDIKNLDILICDYDNSALSRNLVERFSHTDYFDVAKSGCAPGHVEHHLFTGRADLALVIPDRFGRDLETGNRPEVQILVDGQNSNTAAVAAGYTNRILFAFMQDHAATPAMAGAFVAASRPRFISPEGRVWYNPELKSVYYMIPGIISILLTIVTMLLTSQAIVKEREIGTLEQLMVAPLSPWQIIAGKTIPFAVLGFIEMGVAMTFGVLWFSVPIVGSLPLLALMAAVFILTTLSLGIFISTLVETQQQALFVSWFFLVSFILLSGFFYPIDNMPGWVQVITYLNPLRYFIEILRELFLKGAGLDVLWPELACLAAIATAVFTLAIVRFRNRSRA, encoded by the coding sequence ATGAAAAAAGTCTTCTATCTGGTGCGAAAAGAGCTGTGGCAGGTCTTTCGGGACATCAACATGCTGCGCATCATTTTTATCGTGCCCATGGTTCAGTTGTTCGTGCTGGGCTATGCCATCACCACGGACATCAAGAACCTGGATATCCTGATCTGCGACTACGACAATTCTGCCCTTTCCCGGAACCTGGTGGAGCGGTTTTCCCACACCGACTACTTTGACGTTGCCAAAAGCGGCTGCGCGCCGGGCCATGTGGAGCACCACCTGTTTACCGGCCGGGCCGATCTCGCCCTGGTGATTCCCGACCGGTTCGGCCGGGACCTGGAGACCGGCAACCGGCCCGAGGTGCAGATCCTGGTGGACGGCCAGAACTCCAACACTGCGGCCGTGGCCGCCGGCTACACAAACCGCATCCTGTTTGCCTTCATGCAGGACCATGCGGCAACCCCCGCCATGGCCGGGGCCTTTGTCGCGGCATCCCGGCCCCGCTTCATCTCCCCGGAGGGCCGGGTCTGGTACAACCCGGAATTAAAGAGCGTCTACTATATGATCCCCGGCATCATCTCCATCCTTTTAACCATCGTGACCATGCTGCTTACCAGCCAGGCCATTGTCAAGGAGCGGGAGATCGGCACCCTGGAGCAGTTGATGGTGGCGCCCCTGTCCCCCTGGCAGATCATTGCGGGCAAGACCATTCCCTTTGCCGTGCTGGGGTTTATCGAGATGGGGGTGGCCATGACCTTTGGCGTGCTCTGGTTTTCGGTCCCCATCGTGGGCAGCCTGCCCCTGCTGGCGCTGATGGCCGCGGTCTTTATCCTGACCACCCTGAGCCTGGGCATCTTTATCTCCACCCTGGTGGAGACCCAGCAGCAGGCCCTGTTTGTCTCCTGGTTTTTCCTGGTCTCCTTTATCCTGCTGTCCGGCTTTTTCTATCCCATCGACAACATGCCCGGCTGGGTCCAGGTGATCACCTATCTCAACCCGCTGCGCTATTTTATTGAGATCCTGCGGGAGCTGTTTTTAAAGGGCGCCGGCCTGGATGTGCTGTGGCCGGAGCTGGCCTGCCTGGCCGCCATTGCAACGGCCGTTTTTACCCTGGCCATCGTCCGGTTCCGCAACCGCAGCCGGGCGTAA